One part of the Glycine max cultivar Williams 82 chromosome 14, Glycine_max_v4.0, whole genome shotgun sequence genome encodes these proteins:
- the LOC100801753 gene encoding serine/threonine-protein kinase PEPKR2 has translation MKMKKKRKESEASGWSSNLPEISKSHHSLERRSRLNKRCREDRGVATVPPSRGASLLLTPSRGLKRKIGCIDKATQMGRSMRIEDDYVTGGSAIGQGKFGSVTVCRARANGAEHACKTLRKGEETVHREVEIMQHVSGHPGVVTLEAVYEDDERWHLVMELCSGGRLVDRMKEGPCSEHVAAGVLKEVMLVVKYCHDMGVVHRDIKPENVLLTGSGKIKLADFGLAIRISEGQNLTGVAGSPAYVAPEVLSGRYSEKVDIWSSGVLLHALLVGGLPFKGDSPEAVFEEIKNVKLDFQTGVWESISKPARDLVGRMLTRDVSARIAADEVLRHPWILFYTERTLKMLPFKSKLKLQNAAASAPESGLGGNKIDDDGSLDEDYSSPFSSSESCNSENHEDCVWIDALSTAVSRVRISETKRTKLWGPTTTSPLDQQGSSNMKTNLCKAF, from the exons atgaaaatgaaaaagaaacgaAAGGAAAGTGAGGCCAGTGGATGGTCGTCGAACTTGCCGGAGATTTCGAAGTCGCATCACTCGCTGGAGCGGCGTTCGCGGCTGAACAAGCGGTGCAGGGAAGATCGCGGCGTGGCGACGGTGCCGCCTTCACGCGGCGCGTCGTTACTCTTGACGCCGTCGCGGGGCTTGAAGCGGAAGATAGGGTGCATCGACAAGGCCACGCAGATGGGAAGGAGCATGAGGATCGAGGACGATTACGTGACCGGGGGCAGCGCGATCGGGCAGGGGAAGTTCGGGTCGGTGACGGTGTGCCGCGCACGTGCGAACGGCGCGGAGCACGCGTGCAAGACGCTGAGGAAGGGGGAGGAGACGGTGCACAGGGAGGTGGAGATAATGCAGCACGTGTCGGGGCACCCTGGGGTGGTGACGCTGGAGGCTGTGTATGAGGATGATGAGCGTTGGCACCTTGTGATGGAGTTGTGTTCTGGAGGGAGGTTGGTTGATAGGATGAAGGAGGGGCCGTGCTCGGAGCACGTGGCGGCGGGGGTACTGAAGGAAGTGATGTTGGTGGTTAAGTATTGCCATGATATGGGTGTCGTGCATAGGGATATTAAGCCTGAGAATGTTTTGCTCACCGGGTCCGGGAAGATCAAGCTCGCGGATTTCGGGCTCGCCATCAGGATTTCTGAGG GTCAGAATTTGACAGGTGTGGCTGGGAGCCCTGCATATGTTGCACCAGAAGTGTTGTCGGGTAGATATTCTGAGAAGGTGGATATATGGAGTTCTGGGGTGCTCCTGCATGCTTTGTTGGTTGGTGGTCTTCCATTTAAAGGAGATTCACCGGAAGCAGTTTTTGAGGAAATTAAGAATGTCAAACTAGATTTTCAAACAGGGGTGTGGGAATCAATATCTAAACCTGCACGAGATCTTGTTGGGAGAATGCTGACAAGGGATGTTTCAGCAAGGATAGCAGCTGATGAAGTACTAA GGCATCCATGGATATTGTTCTACACCGAGCGCACATTAAAGATGTTGCCctttaaatcaaaattgaagCTCCAAAATGCAGCTGCTTCTGCACCTGAATCTGGGTTAGGAGGAAACAAGATAGATGATGATGGTTCCCTTGATGAGGATTATTCAAGCCCATTTTCATCCTCTGAAAGTTGCAATTCAGAGAATCATGAGGACTGTGTGTGGATTGATGCACTTTCCACTGCAGTTTCACGTGTGAGGATATCCGAAACAAAGAGGACCAAGTTGTGGGGTCCCACAACCACAAGTCCACTTGATCAGCAAGGTTCATCTAACATGAAGACTAACCTCTGTAAAGCATTCTGA